A stretch of the Bdellovibrio sp. 22V genome encodes the following:
- a CDS encoding biopolymer transporter ExbD: MAIFRPGERHRYHNILSKRKGKRDVTALLSLTAMVDMFTVLVIFLLQNYNATGEILYIPKEVVLPKATSVRELKPAHVVTISSKEILLDKDAVATFEEVKASEDWAIQNLKDKLQEALAKSKAEQESKLQNKIRDVVESTRGEAEEDPNAWSKVTIQADKGVDFLTVKKVLYTVTEAGAGEINFAVTKLPQESTSN, from the coding sequence ATGGCCATCTTCAGACCGGGCGAAAGACATCGCTATCATAATATTTTGAGCAAGCGTAAAGGAAAACGTGATGTGACCGCACTGCTGTCTTTGACGGCGATGGTGGATATGTTCACGGTTCTTGTGATCTTTCTTTTGCAAAACTACAATGCAACAGGCGAAATTCTTTATATTCCTAAAGAAGTGGTTCTGCCGAAAGCGACTTCGGTGCGTGAGTTGAAACCAGCGCACGTTGTGACGATTTCAAGCAAAGAAATTCTTCTCGATAAAGACGCTGTCGCAACGTTTGAAGAAGTGAAAGCTTCAGAAGACTGGGCGATCCAAAATTTGAAAGACAAATTGCAGGAAGCTTTGGCGAAGTCAAAAGCCGAACAGGAAAGCAAACTACAGAATAAAATTCGTGACGTCGTTGAGAGCACGCGCGGCGAAGCTGAAGAAGACCCGAATGCTTGGAGCAAGGTCACTATTCAAGCCGATAAAGGCGTGGACTTTTTAACCGTCAAAAAAGTTTTGTACACAGTAACGGAAGCTGGGGCGGGCGAAATTAATTTCGCGGTGACTAAACTGCCTCAAGAATCGACTTCCAATTAA
- a CDS encoding biopolymer transporter ExbD codes for MAHIDSGESSGRKRNIELNLVPFIDLMSVLITFLLITAVWTQVSMIQIGSSLYGKKSDTQPTPTPPPNADVVLKVDVKEIGYVLTVGKQVISLPMVNEQFDEAGLVAQLQRVKQLYPEKVDAVVSVADAIPYEQLIKAMDNCLSAGFSAISVATGGPN; via the coding sequence ATGGCTCACATAGATAGTGGCGAATCCAGCGGTAGAAAAAGGAATATCGAGTTAAATCTCGTTCCCTTTATTGACTTGATGAGCGTTCTTATCACGTTCTTGCTGATCACGGCCGTTTGGACCCAAGTGTCTATGATTCAGATTGGGAGTTCCCTCTATGGGAAAAAATCGGACACGCAACCAACGCCGACTCCTCCTCCGAATGCGGATGTGGTGCTCAAAGTTGACGTGAAAGAGATTGGTTATGTTTTAACTGTTGGGAAACAAGTCATCAGTCTTCCCATGGTGAACGAACAATTTGACGAAGCGGGCCTTGTGGCGCAATTGCAACGTGTAAAACAACTGTATCCTGAAAAAGTGGATGCAGTTGTGAGCGTGGCGGATGCAATTCCTTATGAACAGCTTATCAAAGCTATGGACAACTGCTTAAGCGCTGGCTTTTCAGCGATTTCAGTGGCGACAGGAGGGCCTAACTAA
- a CDS encoding MotA/TolQ/ExbB proton channel family protein, protein MNPTVAADNMNFIQRAFAEGGFVMYVIAVIAILAVFVIVERLMKLKNLSVDKKEFTDQIFRMVVAGDLRQAISYCDARPAPLTNTVKAGLVQAMNKRPDEEVQVAMDAAVMREMPKVEGWVSFLAVFGNVAVLAGLLGTIIGMIGSFRAVAAADPATKALELSKGISHALNCTAFGLLVAIISIVAYGLFQHRIQKTENEVVETSMSLLNLVVANREKIKD, encoded by the coding sequence GTGAACCCAACAGTAGCAGCAGACAACATGAATTTCATCCAGCGTGCTTTCGCTGAAGGTGGTTTCGTCATGTACGTGATCGCGGTTATCGCTATCTTGGCGGTATTCGTGATCGTGGAACGCTTGATGAAGCTCAAAAATCTTTCTGTAGATAAGAAAGAATTCACAGATCAAATTTTCAGAATGGTTGTAGCCGGTGATTTGCGCCAGGCGATCAGCTATTGCGATGCTCGTCCAGCTCCGCTGACTAACACTGTGAAAGCAGGTCTTGTTCAAGCAATGAACAAACGCCCTGACGAAGAAGTGCAAGTAGCGATGGATGCGGCGGTTATGAGAGAAATGCCAAAAGTAGAAGGTTGGGTTTCTTTCTTGGCGGTATTCGGTAACGTGGCCGTACTTGCGGGTCTTCTTGGAACGATCATTGGTATGATCGGTTCATTCCGTGCGGTAGCGGCAGCCGATCCTGCAACAAAGGCTCTTGAGCTTTCCAAAGGTATCTCGCACGCCTTGAACTGTACGGCGTTCGGTCTTTTGGTGGCGATTATTTCTATCGTTGCTTACGGTTTGTTCCAGCATCGCATTCAAAAAACTGAGAATGAAGTTGTTGAGACAAGCATGAGTCTCTTGAATCTTGTAGTTGCAAATAGAGAAAAGATTAAAGATTAG
- a CDS encoding AgmX/PglI C-terminal domain-containing protein — protein sequence MRAPLIFRIFKNNQLVGVKQFDQDQIVIGHNAEVHLDLDSDQVSPIHCLIELRDNGYYVCDLGSSTGTFKNGQAVLDEAVASGDEIEIGPFKIAFFVGVPKPKVAPGATVSTQAVMPSIPEVKPASAPMPPAAVVKTEEIKVTPVIPVEPPKVEDKPVITTAPVRPEIRKDKVSYKKAKKTKTFAPPSEIADLKTHLKPGKGTTVEVIVAWKERVLTTYHFKGNKTIRVNAGGDNQVALPDGLVPRGYPLIEMAGGLKVNTTSEMNVQLVSSAGTQPVEDLARNGKATRGGQGHSVRVEQNEMLCVDLPGGNIHLYIRFVPQAPVVPMLPPLMLSGSEMTGVVMSIVMVALLALYISATIPKDWQENKQEEVQRIAQVVFNNPPPKPTPSPTPTPPTPPPPPPAVQPTPTPTPQKVVVADETKEAQKKGPAAPKAARNQVAARASEVAPKPNAKDRTKKFTSTRQGGAIKTGQTAGANAQSSNKDLSKVGLFSAFGGGGSRANIDKAYSGAGEVLGMADKATGSSGFNEDRAGEDLGSKFKDAGAGGKGTATQGIAGIGTKGRGSGQAAYGASEGFGSKTTVAIEGGGMGESFDGTIDKEAIRRVIRAKLHEVKSCYERVLNTMEKGRKLEGKVVLGWEIIERGQARNVKVKSSTLGNAQVENCIRDRLASWTFPEPPPGLVAEVQAYPFLLNQAN from the coding sequence TTGAGAGCGCCTTTAATATTTAGAATTTTCAAAAACAATCAGCTCGTTGGTGTTAAACAGTTCGATCAAGATCAAATCGTGATCGGGCATAACGCCGAAGTGCATCTTGATTTAGACTCCGATCAGGTGTCGCCGATTCATTGTTTGATTGAATTACGCGATAACGGATATTACGTCTGCGACCTCGGTTCGTCGACGGGCACATTCAAGAATGGCCAAGCTGTTCTGGATGAAGCTGTCGCATCAGGTGACGAAATTGAAATCGGTCCGTTTAAAATTGCTTTCTTCGTCGGTGTGCCGAAGCCTAAAGTGGCGCCGGGCGCAACGGTGTCTACACAAGCTGTGATGCCTTCGATTCCTGAAGTGAAACCCGCTTCAGCGCCAATGCCTCCAGCGGCGGTGGTGAAAACGGAAGAAATCAAAGTGACACCAGTGATTCCGGTGGAACCACCTAAGGTGGAAGACAAACCTGTTATCACGACGGCACCGGTTCGTCCTGAAATTCGTAAAGACAAAGTTTCTTACAAGAAGGCGAAGAAAACGAAAACATTCGCGCCTCCAAGTGAGATTGCTGATTTAAAAACACATTTGAAGCCCGGTAAGGGAACAACCGTTGAAGTGATCGTTGCGTGGAAAGAACGCGTTTTGACGACGTATCACTTCAAAGGAAACAAAACGATTCGTGTGAATGCCGGTGGCGACAATCAAGTCGCTTTGCCTGACGGCCTTGTGCCACGCGGTTATCCTCTTATAGAGATGGCCGGTGGACTGAAAGTAAACACGACTTCGGAAATGAACGTGCAGTTGGTTTCTTCCGCAGGTACACAGCCTGTTGAAGATCTTGCACGTAACGGTAAAGCGACGCGCGGTGGACAAGGTCACTCGGTGCGTGTTGAACAAAATGAAATGCTCTGTGTGGATCTTCCGGGCGGTAACATTCATTTGTACATCCGCTTTGTGCCGCAGGCTCCGGTGGTTCCTATGCTTCCACCATTGATGTTATCAGGCTCAGAAATGACGGGCGTGGTGATGTCGATTGTGATGGTGGCTTTGTTGGCTCTTTATATTTCCGCGACCATTCCCAAAGATTGGCAGGAAAACAAACAAGAGGAAGTACAGCGTATCGCGCAGGTGGTATTTAATAATCCGCCTCCGAAACCGACGCCTTCACCAACGCCAACACCTCCGACGCCACCGCCGCCTCCTCCGGCAGTGCAGCCGACTCCGACACCAACGCCGCAAAAAGTGGTTGTTGCTGACGAAACGAAGGAAGCTCAAAAGAAGGGACCTGCTGCGCCGAAAGCGGCACGTAACCAAGTGGCAGCGCGTGCAAGTGAAGTGGCTCCGAAGCCGAACGCGAAAGACCGTACGAAAAAATTCACGTCCACTCGTCAAGGTGGCGCGATTAAAACAGGTCAAACTGCGGGAGCAAATGCGCAGAGCTCGAACAAAGATCTTTCTAAAGTGGGTCTTTTCAGCGCCTTCGGTGGCGGTGGAAGTCGCGCCAATATCGATAAAGCTTATTCCGGCGCGGGCGAAGTTCTGGGTATGGCCGACAAGGCGACGGGATCTTCCGGTTTTAACGAAGACCGTGCGGGTGAAGACTTGGGATCTAAATTCAAAGATGCGGGTGCCGGTGGTAAAGGTACGGCGACTCAAGGTATCGCAGGAATCGGAACTAAAGGTCGTGGGTCGGGACAAGCCGCTTATGGAGCCAGCGAAGGCTTTGGAAGCAAAACAACTGTCGCCATCGAAGGCGGCGGTATGGGTGAATCTTTCGACGGCACGATTGACAAAGAAGCCATTCGCCGCGTGATTCGCGCCAAGCTTCACGAAGTGAAGAGCTGCTATGAGCGTGTTTTGAACACGATGGAAAAAGGGCGCAAGCTCGAAGGTAAAGTTGTTTTAGGATGGGAAATCATTGAAAGAGGACAAGCGCGTAACGTGAAGGTGAAGAGTTCAACATTGGGTAATGCTCAAGTTGAAAACTGCATCAGAGATCGTTTGGCAAGTTGGACTTTCCCTGAGCCTCCACCAGGCCTTGTGGCCGAAGTACAGGCGTATCCCTTTTTGTTAAATCAAGCGAATTAG